From Echinicola jeungdonensis, the proteins below share one genomic window:
- the cas9 gene encoding type II CRISPR RNA-guided endonuclease Cas9 (Cas9, originally named Csn1, is the large, multifunctional signature protein of type II CRISPR/Cas systems. It is well known even to general audiences because its RNA-guided endonuclease activity has made it a popular tool for custom editing of eukaryotic genomes.): MWKGNSVSQTAERTGFRGTRRLRERHLLRRERLHRILNILGFLPKHYSSQIDFENRLGKFKREMEPKLAFNNKEFIFKKSFEEMLVDFKKCQPQLLEEGKLIPYDWTIYFLRKKALSQKIEKEELAWVILNFNQKRGYYQFRGEEEEENPNKLVEFYSLKIIDIKAEETNKKGETWYSLILENGWVYRRSSKTDLYDWKDKVRDFIVTTDLDEDGSIKRDKEGNEKRSFRAPKEDDWTLIKKKTEQEIDHSSKTVGAYIYDTLLQNPSQKVKGKLVRTIERKFYKEELKAILEKQKAFHPELTDEGLYNECVRELYRNNDAHQWALSKKDFTHLFLEDIIFYQRPLKSQKFNIGKCSLEYRNFRINGERKTKYLNAVPKSNPYYQEFRVWQWMYNLKIYKKEDEVDVTGQFLSNIEDWENLFEFLMRQKEVDHKIILKHLLTSKELKGKALNAETAKYRWNYVYDSVKDESKNIPVMKLVMKSGED, translated from the coding sequence ATTTGGAAAGGAAATTCAGTTTCCCAAACGGCTGAAAGAACAGGTTTCAGAGGAACCCGAAGACTCCGCGAGAGACATTTACTCCGTAGGGAAAGGCTACATCGTATTTTGAATATTTTGGGATTTCTCCCTAAGCATTACTCTTCACAAATAGATTTCGAGAATCGCCTTGGCAAGTTCAAGAGGGAAATGGAGCCCAAACTGGCTTTTAATAATAAAGAATTCATCTTCAAAAAATCATTTGAGGAGATGCTTGTTGATTTCAAGAAGTGTCAACCACAGTTATTAGAAGAAGGAAAACTAATCCCTTATGACTGGACAATCTATTTCCTACGAAAAAAAGCACTTTCTCAGAAAATTGAAAAAGAGGAGCTCGCTTGGGTCATCCTAAATTTTAATCAAAAGCGGGGGTACTATCAGTTTAGAGGAGAAGAGGAGGAAGAAAATCCTAATAAATTGGTCGAGTTTTATTCATTGAAAATTATCGATATAAAAGCTGAAGAAACTAATAAAAAGGGAGAGACTTGGTATTCACTGATTCTCGAAAATGGATGGGTTTATAGACGTTCAAGTAAAACAGATTTATACGATTGGAAAGATAAAGTCAGGGATTTCATTGTTACTACTGACCTGGATGAGGATGGCTCAATTAAAAGGGATAAAGAGGGAAATGAAAAAAGGAGCTTTAGAGCCCCAAAGGAAGATGATTGGACACTAATCAAAAAGAAAACCGAACAGGAAATTGACCATTCTAGTAAAACGGTAGGTGCATATATCTACGACACACTATTACAAAACCCAAGTCAAAAAGTAAAGGGCAAATTAGTCCGTACTATTGAACGTAAATTCTACAAAGAAGAATTAAAGGCTATTCTGGAAAAACAAAAGGCATTTCATCCTGAATTAACGGATGAAGGTTTGTACAACGAATGTGTGAGAGAACTATACAGAAACAATGATGCACACCAATGGGCATTAAGCAAAAAGGATTTTACACACCTTTTCCTTGAGGATATCATTTTTTACCAACGGCCTCTAAAAAGCCAAAAATTTAATATAGGAAAATGCTCGTTAGAGTACAGAAATTTCAGGATTAACGGAGAAAGGAAAACCAAATACCTGAATGCTGTCCCCAAATCCAATCCTTATTATCAAGAATTCAGGGTTTGGCAATGGATGTATAACCTTAAGATCTACAAAAAGGAGGATGAAGTTGATGTAACTGGCCAGTTTCTATCCAACATTGAAGATTGGGAAAATCTTTTTGAGTTTTTGATGAGGCAAAAAGAGGTAGACCATAAGATTATATTGAAACATTTGCTTACCTCTAAAGAACTGAAGGGAAAAGCGTTAAATGCAGAAACTGCAAAGTACCGATGGAATTACGTGTATGATTCTGTAAAGGATGAATCAAAAAATATCCCTGTAATGAAACTGGTTATGAAATCAGGAGAAGATTAA
- a CDS encoding HIRAN domain-containing protein has product MKLNRKEFLKSAGLGGISLILPGSSPKAELVTNLIAKPIQIYDNYLLGVQYYSLNKCFGKIRAGDLVILEQFSEHEHDRIAVGVKWENMFLGYLPAYENIVLANLMDAGARLNAMVNAKLSLHQFGIGIWTNLIVPEKEATEKLSNKAADDVDDGYRR; this is encoded by the coding sequence ATGAAACTTAACCGAAAGGAATTTTTGAAATCGGCTGGACTGGGAGGCATATCCCTGATTTTACCAGGCTCTTCTCCTAAAGCTGAATTGGTTACCAACCTGATTGCCAAGCCCATCCAAATATATGACAATTACCTGCTTGGGGTCCAGTATTATTCTTTAAATAAATGTTTTGGGAAAATCCGGGCAGGTGACCTGGTAATCTTGGAACAATTTTCAGAACACGAACATGACCGTATTGCAGTTGGGGTAAAATGGGAAAATATGTTTCTGGGGTATTTACCTGCTTATGAAAACATTGTCCTGGCCAACCTGATGGATGCTGGTGCCAGGTTAAATGCCATGGTTAATGCTAAACTTTCTTTGCATCAATTTGGAATAGGCATCTGGACTAATCTGATCGTCCCAGAAAAGGAAGCTACAGAGAAACTTAGTAACAAGGCAGCAGATGATGTGGATGATGGATATAGGAGGTAG
- a CDS encoding sensor histidine kinase produces the protein MSWNVALPHQFWVRQFTFFILLIGLFYINQHLWVPNLLFKSRVGWFLLLTIGVSVILMYFLEYYENWLGLPKLMHQAFHPEEEYIPRKKPLPFHIFNLIVAFLTLGISTSVAAVKKWQADEFLRQQLDQQRIKSELSYLKAQINPHFFFNTLNNIYSLTNIDVERAQTALHKLSRLMRYVLYETEKGQTLLSREIDFIKDYIELMKLRISEKVKINLDIQEQMEEKCIAPMILLPFIENCFKHGISSQQQSVITVKLSEKDQVLHLYTCNNIISSYSNSPESQAKGIGLTNTKRRLSLLYAQRFQLEIDDQNPEMNTAST, from the coding sequence TTGTCCTGGAACGTAGCCCTTCCCCATCAGTTTTGGGTTAGACAGTTTACCTTTTTCATCCTTTTGATAGGTTTATTTTATATCAATCAGCATTTATGGGTTCCCAACTTGCTGTTTAAGTCACGTGTGGGTTGGTTTTTATTATTGACAATTGGGGTCAGTGTAATCCTCATGTACTTCCTGGAATACTATGAAAACTGGTTGGGTCTTCCCAAACTGATGCACCAGGCCTTTCACCCTGAAGAGGAATATATCCCCAGAAAGAAACCTCTCCCCTTCCATATTTTTAACCTGATCGTGGCTTTTCTTACCCTTGGGATCAGCACCAGTGTGGCGGCGGTAAAAAAATGGCAGGCAGATGAGTTCCTTAGACAGCAACTGGACCAACAAAGAATTAAATCGGAGCTATCTTATCTCAAAGCCCAAATCAATCCCCATTTTTTCTTCAATACCCTCAACAATATTTATTCCCTTACCAACATTGATGTGGAAAGGGCCCAAACTGCCCTGCACAAACTTTCCAGGTTGATGCGTTATGTGCTTTATGAAACAGAAAAGGGCCAGACCCTATTGAGTAGGGAAATTGATTTTATTAAAGACTATATTGAGTTAATGAAATTGCGGATATCTGAGAAGGTAAAAATTAACTTGGATATACAGGAACAGATGGAGGAAAAATGCATTGCGCCCATGATATTGCTTCCTTTTATTGAAAACTGCTTCAAACATGGCATCAGCTCTCAGCAACAAAGTGTTATCACAGTGAAACTATCTGAAAAGGACCAGGTATTGCACCTATATACCTGCAACAATATCATTTCTTCTTATTCCAATAGCCCTGAATCGCAAGCAAAGGGTATTGGCCTTACCAATACAAAAAGGAGGCTTTCATTGCTTTATGCTCAACGGTTTCAATTGGAAATCGATGATCAAAATCCGGAAATGAATACCGCGTCAACCTAA
- a CDS encoding sensor histidine kinase, which yields MAAVKKWQADEFLRQQLDQQRIKSELSYLKAQINPHFFFNTLNNIYSLTNIDVERAQTALHKLSRLMRYVLYETEKGQTLLSREIDFIKDYIELMKLRISEKVKINLDIQEQMEEEKCIAPMILLPFIENCFKHGISSQQQSVITVKLSEKDQVLHLYTCNNIISSYSNSPESQAKGIGLTNTKRRLSLLYAQRFQLEIDDQNPENEYRVNLKIHLA from the coding sequence GTGGCGGCGGTAAAAAAATGGCAGGCAGATGAGTTCCTTAGACAGCAACTGGACCAACAAAGAATTAAATCGGAGCTATCTTATCTCAAAGCCCAAATCAATCCCCATTTTTTCTTCAATACCCTCAACAATATTTATTCCCTTACCAACATTGATGTGGAAAGGGCCCAAACTGCCCTGCACAAACTTTCCAGGTTGATGCGTTATGTGCTTTATGAAACAGAAAAGGGCCAGACCCTATTGAGTAGGGAAATTGATTTTATTAAAGACTATATTGAGTTAATGAAATTGCGGATATCTGAGAAGGTAAAAATTAACTTGGATATACAGGAACAGATGGAGGAGGAAAAATGCATTGCGCCCATGATATTGCTTCCTTTTATTGAAAACTGCTTCAAACATGGCATCAGCTCTCAGCAACAAAGTGTTATCACAGTGAAACTATCTGAAAAGGACCAGGTATTGCACCTATATACCTGCAACAATATCATTTCTTCTTATTCCAATAGCCCTGAATCGCAAGCAAAGGGTATTGGCCTTACCAATACAAAAAGGAGGCTTTCATTGCTTTATGCTCAACGGTTTCAATTGGAAATCGATGATCAAAATCCGGAAAATGAATACCGCGTCAACCTAAAAATCCACCTGGCATGA